In Aptenodytes patagonicus chromosome 12, bAptPat1.pri.cur, whole genome shotgun sequence, a genomic segment contains:
- the NHP2 gene encoding H/ACA ribonucleoprotein complex subunit 2 gives MAREKQPEAAAEAEGTPERSYREQLDYLNPIAQPLASRKLTRKLYKCIRKAAKQKQIRRGVKEVQKFINKGEKGITVLAGDTLPIDVYCHIPIMCEDRSLPYAYVPSKSDLGAAAGSKRPTCVIMIKPHEEYQETYDECLEEVEALPLPL, from the exons ATGGCGCGGGAGAAGCAgccggaggcggcggcggaggcggagGGAACTCCCGAGCGCTCGTACCGGGAGCAGCTGGACTACCTGAACCCCATCGCCCAGCCGCTCGCCTCCCGCAAGCTGACGCGCAAGCTCTACAAGTGCATCAGGAAAG CGGCCAAGCAGAAGCAGATCCGTCGCGGTGTGAAGGAGGTCCAGAAGTTCATCAACAAGGGCGAGAAGGG GATCACGGTGCTGGCCGGCGACACGCTGCCTATCGACGTGTACTGCCACATCCCCATCATGTGCGAGGACAGGAGCCTCCCCTACGCGTACGTCCCTTCCAAATCG GACCTGGGGGCCGCAGCCGGCTCGAAGCGCCCGACCTGCGTTATCATGATCAAGCCCCACGAGGAGTACCAGGAGACCTACGATGAGTgcctggaggaggtggaggcccTGCCCCTGCCGCTGTGA
- the N4BP3 gene encoding NEDD4-binding protein 3 — MAAAQGPVTCEPDTRVLSTYLSSEPIGVVGSMGSVGSLVEKQDLSPLELRAPLGGSRGLRQPDGLLRKGPSQRELFGYLHGAKKEMRSERKHQTSGACYKRDYESDRENRSPERCSREHHRGADFSKSSLPERGRFDKCRIRPSAFKAVAGKGLVSMQGLSSSKGQKLSKSNGSLHTLLSQSSTAASQHGPLRTHLLHAISLDEASDSSHNSIQSFPSYGSRLKPAQSQFSASMGHINHIGGSLDRVSRSPRDPLAPEKAPLSCKSMATLSRLQSPGEPPPPYEFTYSLEDAVKQLEDRLQETGGELRQLKRSLSETEDPFTQVFEDKQRLWLDELEDLKQMYMARLQQVTQQAQRGQRALQLQLYKAQQEKKRLQEELSMQQCQCEETKLRQPQGERVSPKLEETKWEVCQKAAEISLLKQQLRDTQEEMAQKLGEIFSLKTQLREAKAEVQARDSQLAQLADSFQSPPEPSASLPLGDDPMPACQDFPGCETDDSKCRGLHNDTAEPLEQQVEWLWAELLRERRQGQLQAVNFELERKTWQEEKEKVLRYQRELQASYMEMYHRSQALERELRQLRSEPRDVGADSPWIERVESSKI; from the exons ATGGCAGCAGCACAGGGTCCTGTGACTTGTGAGCCCGACACCCGCGTCCTCAGCACATACCTCTCCTCGGAGCCCATCGGTGTCGTCGGCAGCATGGGCAGCGTGGGCAGCCTGGTGGAGAAGCAGGATCTGTCCCCCCTGGAGCTGCGGGCCCCACTGGGGGGCTCGCGGGGGCTTCGGCAGCCCGACGGCTTGCTGCGGAAGGGGCCGAGCCAGCGGGAGCTCTTCGGCTACCTGCACGGGGCCAAGAAGGAGATGCGGTCGGAGCGGAAGCACCAGACGTCGGGCGCCTGCTACAAGCGGGACTACGAAAGTGACCGCGAGAACCGGTCCCCCGAGCGCTGCTCCCGTGAGCATCACCGCGGGGCCGACTTCTCCAAGAGTTCCCTGCCCGAGAGGGGCCGCTTCGACAAG TGCCGTATCAGGCCCTCGGCCTTCAAGGCGGTGGCCGGGAAGGGGCTGGTCTCCATGCAGGGCCTGTCCTCATCCAAGGGGCAGAAGCTGTCCAAGAGCAACGGGAGCCTGCACACGCTGCTGTCGCAGAGCAGCACGGCGGCCTCGCAGCATGGCCCGCTCCGCACCCACCTGCTCCACGCCATCAGCCTGGATGAGGCCTCCGACTCCAGCCACAACTCCATCCAGAGCTTCCCCTCCTACGGCTCCCGCCTCAAGCCTGCCCAGAGCCAGTTCAGCGCCTCCATGGGCCACATCAACCACATCGGGGGCTCCTTGGACAGGGTTTCCCGGAGTCCCAGGGACCCCCTGGCCCCCGAGAAGGCACCTCTGTCCTGCAAAAGCATGGCCACGCTGAGccggctgcagagccctggggagcccccgccgccctACGAGTTCACCTACTCGCTGGAGGACGCAGTGAAGCAGCTGGAGGACCGGCTGCAGGAGACGGGAGGAGAGCTGCGGCAGCTCAAGAGGAGCCTTAGCGAGACCGAAGACCCCTTCACGCAG GTGTTTGAGGACAAGCAGCGGCTGTGGCTGGATGAGCTGGAGGATCTGAAGCAGATGTACATGGCTCGGCTGCAGCAGGTGACGCAGCAGGCGCAGCGCGGGCAGCGGgcgctgcagctgcagctctaCAAGGCGCAACAGGAGAAGAAgcggctgcaggaggagctgagcaTGCAGCAGTGCCAGTGCGAGGAGACCAAGCTCCGTCAGCCCCAGGGCGAGCGCGTCAGCCCCAAGCTGGAGGAGACCAAGTGGGAG GTGTGCCAGAAGGCAGCGGAGATCTccctgctgaagcagcagctccGGGACACCCAGGAGGAGATGGCTCAGAAGCTGGGCGAGATCTTCAGCCTGAAGACGCAGCTGCGAGAGGCCAAGGCGGAGGTCCAGGCCAGGGACTCCCAGCTGGCACAACTGGCAGACTCCTTCCAGAGCCCCCCAGAGCCCAGCGCCTCGCTGCCGCTGGGCGACGACCCCATGCCGGCGTGCCAGGACTTCCCTGGCTGCGAAACTGATGACTCCAAGTGCCGGGGCCTTCACAACGACACGGCGGAGCCACTGGAGCAGCAGGTGGagtggctgtgggcagagctgctgcgGGAGCGGCGCCAGGGCCAGCTGCAGGCCGTGAACTTTGAGTTGGAGAGGAAAAcctggcaggaggagaaggagaaggtgctgCGGTATCAGCGGGAGCTCCAGGCCAGCTACATGGAGATGTACCACCGGAGCCAGGCGCTGGAGCGGGAGCTGCGGCAGCTGCGGTCAGAGCCCAGGGACGTCGGGGCCGACTCGCCGTGGATCGAGCGGGTGGAGTCCTCGAAGATCTGA
- the LOC143166218 gene encoding bromodomain-containing protein 8-like, which produces MSWALQFWIRMGHAWVLWESETESPSESEKNSDFQSLLSWDSSLDLDVGSWRNTEEVAMEKLEESSREADCELEFSEPLWGDDSEDYQKAQRPCEDDSLLQFFSEVTQMMEPLRISSTESSQTQQDYCGSGKQDDGEDVRYQEKTTGTAISGADKSQLHVLADEKEHFPGREDETQEAPGEQALGEPHPQEMSNQVQDQDDSDSTAAAPMLDSTSPANTQLVQLSWDNPLQHLLFKRTLLSIWKMIASHRYSGPFLKAVSEKQAPGYRDVVKRPMDLTSIKRRLSKGHIQSMVQFQRDLMLMFQNAVMYNSFNHHVHHMAMEMQQEVLEQLQMLGEALLCSRDRLGWGRR; this is translated from the exons ATGAGCTGGGCTTTGCAGTTCTGGATCAGG ATGGGCCATGCCTGGGTGTTGTGGGAGTCTGAGACGGAGTCTCCCAGCGAGTCAGAGAAGAACAGTGACTTCCAGTCGCTTCTCAGCTGGGATTCAAGCTTGGATCTGGACGTGGGGAGCTGGAGGAATACTGAAGAGGTAGCCATGGAGAAGCTAGAGGAGAGCAGCCGAGAGGCAGACTGCGAGCTGGAGTTCAGTGAGCCCCTCTGGGGGGATGATAGTGAAGACTACCAAAAGGCACAGAGGCCATGTGAAGACGACAGTCTTCTCCAGTTCTTCTCAGAG GTAACCCAGATGATGGAACCTCTCCGCATTAGCAGCACAGAGTCATCACAGACTCAGCAGGATTATTGTGGCTCTGGGAAGCAGGATGATGGGGAAGATGTGAGGTACCAGGAAAAGACCACAGGGACAGCAATCTCAGGAGCAGACAAAAGTCAACTACACGTCCTGGCAGATGAGAAAGAACACTTCCCAGGAAGAGAG GACGAGACTCAAGAGGCACCTGGAGAACAAGCTTTAGGTGAGCCGCATCCACAGGAGATGAGTAATCAGGTCCAGGATCAAGATGATAGTGATAGCACCGCTGCAGCCCCCATGCTGGACTCTACAAGTCCTGCCAACACGCAGCT ggtgcagctGAGCTGGGATAACCCCCTGCAACATTTGCTCTTCAAAAGAACTCTCCTGTCCATCTGGAAGATGATAGCCAGTCACAG ATACAGTGGCCCGTTCCTGAAGGCGGTATCAGAGAAACAAGCCCCTGGATACAGGGATGTGGTAAAGAG ACCCATGGATTTAACCAGCATAAAGAGAAGACTGTCAAAGGGACACATTCAGTCCATGGTCCAGTTCCAGCGTGACCTCATGCTCATGTTCCAGAATGCGGTGATGTACAACAGCTTCAACCACCACGTGCACCACATGGCCATGGAGATGCAGCAAGAGGTCTTGGAGCAGCTGCAGATGTTGGGTGAAGCTCTCCTGTGCTCAAGGGacaggctggggtgggggagaaggtaA